One genomic region from Spirochaetota bacterium encodes:
- a CDS encoding extracellular solute-binding protein — MNKIIRFVKAYIGPILIVAVFIASAIVVLTKNNVEDERVYVARTGDTVRSIADEHGTTADKICEENYPDISEKFALVPGTKIKLPRDAKSRVITLHIAHWNLEPGVREGLAYMAEQYRKLHPNVRVVQNPVPESTYGQWFITQMLGGTAPEIIECGLGVPYPLLLSYYQRYFVPLTEYMMRPNPYNKGNEFENVALRDTTKDGMRALYNADLQEYMLFGLSQFLVRFYYNKDLYRKYTGRTEAPKNFSDFIAVCEIIKTNKYLNKQVIDELSAFDRRDAKVEKELAAARARGDKSREAALAGEKAKCTRERAAYRASITTMIPVANSQYHMAQIENNLFNPITSPARTIIDLNHDCQASIAEVYIAFKSGKIDLSYGPYRAKFDMVAQFASNSMPGFTGLRRDDAVLQFVQQRAVFIATGTWDANTLAKQAEDNGFEVEVMDFPLPTKDDPLYGKYVEGPAYENPGTHFPFGCPVPESAPERRQAAIDFMLFLMGKENNIKLNEMIGWIPCIKNAEGTGILKKFNLHSEGVSPMLTFEIGGESVIKWQQDYALYQVGQLSFDAMRKDFEPFYKERGYKDYLEKQKNWRRSIAADEKINSSIRAKAFLARADVRRADEYWMKYRYRVNALMSKEMDVMYERSIMAEVALGKTFPDAYAYSSEARARIRGR; from the coding sequence GTGAACAAGATCATCCGGTTCGTTAAGGCCTACATAGGGCCGATACTTATCGTGGCCGTATTCATAGCATCGGCCATCGTTGTGCTCACGAAGAACAATGTAGAGGACGAGCGCGTCTATGTTGCCCGCACCGGTGATACCGTGCGATCTATCGCGGATGAGCATGGCACGACCGCGGATAAGATATGCGAAGAGAATTATCCCGATATTTCAGAGAAGTTCGCGCTGGTGCCCGGTACGAAGATAAAACTTCCGCGGGACGCAAAGTCGCGCGTCATAACACTGCACATTGCCCATTGGAACCTTGAGCCGGGCGTTCGTGAAGGCCTTGCGTATATGGCCGAGCAGTATCGGAAACTCCATCCCAATGTCCGCGTGGTGCAGAACCCGGTTCCCGAGTCGACGTATGGACAGTGGTTCATCACGCAGATGCTCGGCGGCACGGCGCCCGAGATAATCGAATGCGGGCTCGGCGTGCCGTATCCGCTTCTCCTGTCGTATTATCAGCGCTATTTCGTACCGCTCACCGAATATATGATGCGTCCGAATCCCTACAACAAAGGCAATGAGTTCGAGAATGTTGCGCTTCGCGATACCACCAAGGACGGCATGCGGGCGCTCTATAATGCCGATCTCCAGGAATACATGCTGTTCGGCCTTTCGCAATTCCTGGTGCGTTTCTATTACAATAAAGATCTCTATAGGAAATATACCGGCCGTACAGAAGCGCCGAAGAATTTCAGCGATTTCATAGCCGTGTGCGAGATCATCAAGACGAACAAATATTTGAATAAGCAGGTCATCGACGAGCTTTCGGCATTCGACCGCCGGGACGCGAAAGTCGAAAAAGAGCTCGCGGCGGCGCGTGCGCGCGGTGACAAGTCCCGCGAGGCGGCGCTTGCCGGGGAGAAGGCGAAATGCACCCGTGAGCGCGCAGCGTACCGTGCATCGATAACCACGATGATACCGGTAGCGAATTCGCAGTACCATATGGCACAGATAGAGAATAACCTATTCAATCCTATTACATCGCCGGCGCGGACCATCATCGACCTCAACCACGATTGCCAGGCAAGCATCGCCGAGGTGTACATCGCGTTCAAAAGCGGCAAGATAGATCTTTCCTACGGCCCGTATCGCGCGAAATTCGACATGGTCGCACAGTTCGCGAGCAATTCCATGCCGGGGTTCACCGGCCTTCGACGCGATGACGCGGTGCTGCAGTTCGTCCAGCAGCGTGCTGTATTCATCGCCACCGGTACTTGGGATGCCAATACCCTCGCCAAACAGGCGGAGGACAACGGCTTCGAAGTTGAGGTGATGGATTTTCCGCTGCCGACGAAGGATGATCCGCTCTACGGCAAATATGTCGAGGGGCCTGCGTATGAGAATCCCGGTACGCATTTCCCGTTCGGCTGTCCGGTGCCGGAAAGCGCACCCGAACGACGGCAGGCGGCCATCGACTTCATGCTGTTCCTCATGGGGAAGGAGAACAACATCAAGTTGAACGAGATGATCGGCTGGATCCCCTGCATAAAGAATGCGGAAGGCACCGGCATCCTGAAAAAATTCAATCTCCATTCCGAGGGCGTATCGCCCATGCTTACCTTCGAGATCGGCGGAGAATCGGTCATAAAATGGCAGCAGGATTACGCCTTGTATCAGGTCGGACAATTATCGTTCGACGCCATGCGGAAGGATTTCGAGCCGTTCTATAAAGAGCGCGGCTATAAGGATTATCTCGAGAAACAGAAGAATTGGCGGCGGAGCATCGCCGCTGATGAAAAGATAAACAGTTCGATACGCGCGAAGGCATTCCTCGCACGGGCGGATGTGCGCCGGGCGGATGAGTACTGGATGAAATACCGCTATCGCGTGAACGCGCTCATGTCAAAAGAGATGGACGTGATGTACGAGCGGTCGATAATGGCCGAGGTCGCGCTCGGTAAAACGTTCCCTGATGCGTATGCGTACTCGTCGGAAGCGCGTGCACGGATACGCGGAAGATAG
- a CDS encoding uroporphyrinogen decarboxylase family protein has translation MLKAADIQSEKHTGVMTSRERTRCSLSHKEPDRLPVSFGALFTGATSAMQGRIADVLGIRGERDPRFTQFDNRIQEYFGCDLRLAPGHWGRFRKDENDFPLRTASLEDVYRYAWPKPHGNGLDRVVNETRFLHRETDYFIVAPTVAPGIFEAGCWLRGYDQWLMDIAADETFVRHFNDIYLSVITPLIDEYFGAVGKYIDLVIIGDDLATQSGPYISPEHFRALFKPYFKAYIEAVGRHCPRAFIGHHCCGSSFQLMDDLKDIGVDLINPVQTTAKDMHLENLVTRKKDFSFLGGVDLQHVLPYGTTEEVAEFVRSLIRTLAPGGGYVLGPCHTLPDDVRPENVITMLETAREAGGWTHNARWVTKA, from the coding sequence ATGCTGAAGGCAGCGGATATCCAGTCGGAAAAGCATACGGGTGTAATGACATCGCGGGAACGCACCCGATGCTCTCTCAGCCACAAAGAACCGGACCGTTTACCCGTGAGTTTCGGCGCGCTTTTTACCGGCGCTACATCGGCAATGCAGGGGCGCATCGCTGATGTTCTGGGTATTCGCGGCGAGCGTGATCCCCGGTTCACGCAATTCGATAATCGCATTCAGGAATACTTCGGGTGTGATCTGAGGCTCGCCCCGGGACACTGGGGCAGGTTTCGAAAGGATGAGAATGATTTCCCGCTTCGCACGGCGTCGCTGGAAGATGTGTATCGCTATGCATGGCCAAAGCCGCATGGGAACGGGCTTGACCGCGTCGTGAACGAGACGCGATTCCTTCACCGCGAGACCGACTACTTCATCGTAGCGCCGACGGTGGCGCCGGGAATATTTGAGGCGGGGTGCTGGCTTCGCGGCTACGATCAATGGCTCATGGATATCGCGGCTGATGAGACGTTCGTCCGGCATTTCAATGATATCTATCTCTCCGTCATTACGCCGCTCATCGATGAATATTTCGGTGCGGTAGGGAAGTATATCGATCTTGTCATCATCGGCGATGATCTTGCCACGCAGAGCGGGCCGTATATATCCCCTGAGCATTTTCGAGCGCTGTTCAAGCCGTATTTCAAAGCGTACATTGAAGCGGTTGGGCGACATTGCCCGCGCGCGTTCATCGGCCATCATTGCTGCGGGAGCAGTTTTCAGCTCATGGATGACCTGAAGGATATCGGTGTCGATCTCATCAATCCGGTGCAGACGACGGCAAAGGATATGCATTTGGAGAATCTCGTTACGCGCAAGAAGGATTTTTCCTTCCTCGGCGGGGTCGATCTGCAGCATGTACTGCCGTACGGTACCACGGAGGAGGTCGCCGAATTCGTACGATCGCTCATCCGCACCCTCGCTCCGGGCGGCGGCTATGTCCTCGGGCCGTGTCATACGCTCCCTGACGATGTCAGACCGGAGAACGTTATCACCATGCTTGAGACCGCCCGTGAGGCGGGGGGATGGACACACAATGCCCGATGGGTGACGAAAGCATGA
- a CDS encoding AraC family transcriptional regulator yields MGFVVFFIEHSPAGNSCGPHEHNFSEIVYIEGSAGHVCFGERRKRLKDGDIMVHPAHTVHAAGNIRAARHYCLGVKGWETEGLGEGVFKSTPELRERMQSIRHELERKDVFYKALIEAKALEITLLVRRLSGGSDTRAPSVAVEHARDIIDQRFDRKLSITHLADELMATTDVLRLAFKKRYGVTPMRYLVEKRINAAKEMLAGSSKKIGSIAVECGFESEYYFSRLFRQVTGASPRDYRAKAVAVIHSQQ; encoded by the coding sequence ATGGGATTTGTAGTATTCTTCATCGAGCACTCGCCAGCGGGAAATTCCTGCGGCCCGCACGAACATAACTTCTCCGAGATAGTATATATAGAAGGTTCCGCCGGGCACGTCTGCTTCGGCGAACGGCGAAAACGTCTGAAAGACGGCGATATCATGGTCCATCCGGCGCATACGGTACACGCAGCCGGGAATATACGCGCCGCGCGCCATTATTGTCTCGGCGTCAAGGGGTGGGAAACGGAAGGTCTCGGTGAAGGCGTTTTCAAGAGCACCCCGGAGCTGCGCGAGCGGATGCAGAGCATACGGCATGAACTTGAGCGTAAGGATGTCTTCTACAAAGCGCTTATCGAAGCGAAAGCGCTTGAGATAACACTTCTGGTGCGTCGTCTTTCCGGCGGGAGCGATACCCGTGCGCCGTCCGTTGCGGTCGAACATGCGCGCGATATCATCGATCAGCGTTTCGACAGGAAGCTCTCAATAACCCATCTCGCCGATGAATTAATGGCGACCACCGACGTGCTGAGGCTTGCGTTCAAGAAACGATACGGCGTAACCCCGATGCGCTACCTTGTCGAGAAGCGGATAAACGCCGCAAAGGAGATGCTTGCCGGATCGTCGAAGAAGATCGGGAGCATTGCCGTCGAGTGCGGGTTCGAGAGCGAATACTATTTCAGCCGCCTGTTCAGACAGGTGACCGGCGCCTCTCCGCGTGACTACCGCGCAAAGGCCGTGGCGGTCATCCATTCGCAGCAGTAG
- a CDS encoding sugar phosphate isomerase/epimerase family protein: MNYSFMSFSAPTLSFKDLCAAAKEYGYDGIEPRAGAGHAHGVELTADADARRTIRMMSENTGIAVSCIAISSSYSDPADTKEQIETTREYIDLASDIGCGRIRVFGGQLKGDLVRSTGIEHLASALQELAPHAERRRVRICVETHDGWCDPAHLAEVMRRVDDEWVSVNWDIMHPVRTRAASITESFDLLKPWIQHLHIHDCSEYGEKIRFVPVGTGIIDHRAALHLIEGHNRDIFMSFELIDCGTPASHLPHGIAAMKEYESAMTVKERN; encoded by the coding sequence ATGAACTATTCATTCATGTCATTTTCCGCACCGACACTCTCGTTCAAAGACCTTTGCGCCGCCGCCAAGGAATACGGGTATGACGGCATTGAACCGCGCGCCGGGGCCGGCCATGCCCACGGCGTTGAATTGACCGCGGACGCGGACGCGCGCCGGACCATACGAATGATGTCCGAAAATACCGGCATCGCCGTTTCATGCATAGCCATATCCTCCAGCTATTCGGATCCCGCAGATACAAAGGAACAGATCGAAACGACGCGAGAGTACATCGATCTTGCATCCGATATCGGCTGCGGACGGATACGTGTTTTCGGCGGACAGCTCAAGGGAGATCTCGTACGCTCCACCGGCATTGAGCACCTTGCTTCCGCTTTGCAGGAACTCGCGCCTCATGCCGAACGCCGCCGCGTACGCATCTGCGTTGAAACGCATGACGGCTGGTGCGACCCGGCACATCTTGCCGAGGTAATGCGCAGGGTTGACGATGAATGGGTATCCGTGAACTGGGACATCATGCATCCAGTACGGACACGGGCTGCATCGATAACCGAATCCTTTGATCTCTTGAAGCCGTGGATACAGCATTTGCATATCCATGACTGCTCCGAATATGGAGAGAAAATACGTTTCGTTCCTGTCGGCACAGGCATCATAGACCACAGGGCAGCGCTGCATCTTATTGAAGGGCATAATCGCGATATTTTCATGAGCTTTGAATTGATCGACTGCGGAACGCCTGCGTCGCATTTACCGCACGGGATCGCTGCAATGAAGGAATATGAAAGTGCAATGACAGTTAAGGAGAGGAATTAA
- a CDS encoding sugar-binding protein: protein MRLMLVSFIAICTAVLAQDNLIENGDFESGSVTPWVVAGDGGIGEASKNGDFIKGSYSAYLKSASDDPAPAKKKPVNITAPLPTSVSNDQEYTLTFYARGEKDGQAMQAMFYTSPLPDGSHWYRLKEITLEKAWKKYTFSEMLPAAAEWGARTLKIVFQIKYGSFYLDDVSLEPKATPAQRSPARKNLLENAGFDNGVNGWFTEDFLNKLETDERLPEIDHTVKHAGACSLKLYENNLSLISPRHTYVPNQSYTLSFYLRGDSKEGKGVRAFVLTPTWKRALVEIPSSDFDGTWKRYSVTFKEASQGSEYGNSIYFRMDAQSTVWLDSVQLEAGPMTAYDPGPQIGFESEKQDGVFSLGKPGGVIVRAAAGGIAERCVLRVRGLDVSGAERFTASYDMTSDAGMQTFRVPIKTDRPGVIALEALLGTADTARVYAKSEWRYLVTAGETMLTLNPLIGVELNTHRNPISFIRWEETWSGMIGAGFSRNFFQAWYGERSKFVEDAPKYLDAVRPGFQLQRRSGKTLMIDVQPDDDSPISIKVMRKTGKATSEEDIPNALTRYAVKVAAIAAGLPDVQYIELLNEPNIWMASGVKLMPPETYVRVLKAGSEAIRSVGKTKVAANINGMDYEYTEKLFKLGAANYIDAFTVHPYGASPESPPLCDSYRRLRTLIDKYRKSLPVMNSEVMYGTRNAVYDGDFQENFMTDSEEDCAGRILQHYLHGFAADRVPFSLFAPHRNLIKSGISPWPYYNHLFGSLRHLSSVTFGLSSGSEIDVSPSLRLFLFERTDGTKLVTVNTRVFGIRGRMKIKRMHDAVVDQDGNPLAGEWTPVGYLPIYFTFGRNVTAHEIQSAFKAGDYRGFDFPVDFTFDVLADSRISVTMKNNGNSAAKGSLHFESVPRGMSMPDDIQFSIPPAGTSTGYFVAALLPWNEPYEFRYIAQAEDQMTRRSARAPSFAIPMAQAPITIDGDVSDWSDAAWFTLDENALSADFNPRLPHSGPEDLTAKAAFRWASNGFFMAVRVRDQKVVNRITTELAMYNSDSVQVYFDLRGDAAPGLKDYNANDVTYTIGVEKSGRAVATLDHGTGTRFVGENNAPTGVDGDVSVAYVSTASGYVVEAFFPAYTLPLLDLKKGSVMGLSLLVNDNDGDGRKQGVTLGPKGTEPYGYPWLWRLVKLGE from the coding sequence ATGCGGTTGATGCTCGTGTCGTTTATTGCGATATGCACGGCAGTACTGGCTCAGGACAATCTCATCGAGAACGGTGATTTTGAATCCGGTTCCGTGACGCCGTGGGTCGTTGCCGGAGATGGGGGGATAGGCGAGGCATCAAAAAATGGTGATTTCATAAAGGGAAGCTATTCGGCATATTTAAAAAGCGCGTCCGATGATCCCGCACCGGCGAAAAAAAAGCCGGTGAACATCACTGCGCCGCTTCCGACCTCGGTCTCGAACGATCAGGAATATACGCTCACCTTTTATGCGCGCGGCGAAAAGGACGGGCAGGCCATGCAGGCGATGTTCTATACCTCACCGCTGCCCGATGGAAGCCATTGGTACCGCTTGAAAGAGATCACTCTGGAGAAAGCCTGGAAGAAATATACGTTCTCCGAAATGCTGCCGGCGGCGGCCGAATGGGGTGCGCGTACATTGAAGATCGTTTTTCAGATAAAGTACGGCTCATTCTACCTCGATGATGTAAGCCTTGAGCCGAAGGCAACACCGGCGCAACGCTCACCGGCGAGGAAGAATCTCCTTGAGAACGCCGGTTTTGACAATGGGGTCAATGGATGGTTCACCGAGGACTTTCTCAATAAGCTCGAGACGGATGAGCGGCTCCCCGAGATCGATCATACGGTAAAGCATGCAGGCGCGTGCTCGCTTAAGCTCTACGAGAACAATCTGAGCCTCATCAGCCCGCGGCATACCTATGTGCCGAATCAGTCGTATACGCTGTCGTTCTATCTGCGCGGGGATTCCAAAGAAGGGAAGGGCGTGCGTGCTTTTGTTCTCACGCCGACATGGAAGAGGGCGCTTGTCGAGATACCATCCTCGGATTTCGACGGGACGTGGAAGCGATACTCCGTTACGTTCAAGGAAGCATCGCAGGGAAGCGAGTACGGTAATTCGATATATTTCCGTATGGATGCGCAGAGTACGGTGTGGCTGGATTCGGTGCAGCTTGAAGCAGGCCCCATGACCGCATACGATCCGGGGCCGCAGATCGGTTTTGAGAGCGAGAAACAGGATGGTGTCTTTTCCCTCGGAAAGCCGGGGGGTGTCATCGTGCGTGCTGCCGCTGGCGGTATCGCAGAACGATGCGTACTCCGTGTGCGCGGGCTTGATGTGTCAGGTGCCGAACGCTTTACCGCATCGTATGACATGACAAGTGATGCCGGCATGCAGACATTTCGTGTCCCGATCAAGACCGATCGTCCGGGTGTTATCGCCCTCGAGGCGCTGCTCGGCACGGCCGACACTGCGCGTGTGTATGCGAAAAGCGAATGGCGTTACCTTGTGACCGCAGGCGAAACGATGCTGACGCTGAACCCGCTTATCGGTGTTGAGCTGAATACGCATCGCAATCCGATAAGCTTCATCCGATGGGAAGAGACATGGAGCGGCATGATCGGTGCCGGCTTTTCTCGGAATTTTTTTCAGGCATGGTACGGTGAACGCTCGAAATTCGTCGAGGATGCCCCGAAATATCTCGATGCCGTGCGGCCGGGGTTCCAGCTGCAGCGCCGTTCAGGGAAGACGCTCATGATCGATGTGCAGCCGGATGATGATTCCCCCATCAGCATTAAGGTCATGCGGAAGACCGGGAAAGCGACAAGCGAGGAAGATATTCCGAACGCGCTTACACGGTATGCGGTCAAGGTCGCCGCCATTGCTGCGGGATTGCCTGATGTGCAGTATATCGAGCTGCTCAATGAACCGAATATATGGATGGCATCGGGCGTGAAACTCATGCCGCCGGAGACCTATGTGCGGGTGCTCAAGGCGGGAAGCGAAGCGATACGGTCCGTCGGAAAAACAAAGGTCGCGGCGAACATCAACGGCATGGATTACGAATATACCGAAAAACTTTTTAAGCTCGGGGCGGCGAACTATATCGATGCGTTCACGGTGCATCCCTACGGCGCATCGCCGGAAAGCCCGCCGCTCTGCGACAGCTACCGCCGATTGAGGACGCTGATAGACAAGTACCGAAAGTCGCTTCCCGTCATGAACAGTGAAGTGATGTACGGGACGCGGAATGCCGTGTACGACGGTGATTTTCAGGAAAACTTCATGACCGATTCGGAGGAGGATTGCGCAGGGCGTATACTCCAGCACTATCTCCACGGGTTCGCCGCCGATCGAGTGCCGTTCTCCCTTTTTGCCCCGCATCGCAATCTGATAAAGAGCGGTATCTCCCCGTGGCCCTACTATAATCATCTTTTCGGATCACTGCGGCATCTCAGCTCGGTCACCTTTGGACTCTCGTCCGGAAGCGAGATCGATGTTTCGCCCTCGCTGCGTCTTTTTCTGTTCGAGCGCACGGACGGCACAAAGCTCGTTACGGTCAACACGCGCGTCTTCGGGATAAGAGGACGGATGAAAATAAAACGGATGCATGATGCCGTCGTCGATCAGGACGGGAACCCCCTTGCGGGTGAGTGGACGCCGGTGGGATATCTTCCGATATACTTTACGTTCGGCAGGAATGTAACGGCACATGAGATACAGTCCGCATTCAAGGCCGGTGACTATCGCGGTTTTGATTTTCCTGTCGACTTCACGTTCGATGTGCTTGCAGATTCCCGTATATCGGTCACGATGAAGAATAACGGGAACAGCGCGGCGAAGGGTTCTCTGCATTTTGAATCAGTGCCGCGGGGCATGTCCATGCCGGATGATATTCAATTTTCTATCCCTCCCGCAGGAACATCGACCGGATATTTCGTGGCCGCACTGCTGCCGTGGAATGAGCCGTATGAATTCCGATATATCGCTCAAGCGGAAGATCAAATGACTCGCCGCTCGGCGCGCGCTCCGTCATTCGCCATTCCCATGGCTCAGGCGCCGATAACGATCGACGGCGACGTATCCGACTGGTCCGATGCCGCATGGTTCACGCTCGATGAGAACGCGCTCTCGGCCGATTTCAATCCCAGGCTGCCGCACAGCGGCCCCGAGGACCTTACCGCCAAAGCTGCTTTCCGCTGGGCGAGCAATGGATTCTTTATGGCGGTACGGGTGCGCGACCAGAAGGTCGTGAACCGTATCACTACCGAGCTTGCGATGTATAATTCCGATTCGGTGCAGGTATACTTCGATCTGCGCGGCGATGCAGCGCCGGGACTGAAGGATTATAACGCCAATGATGTGACGTACACGATCGGTGTCGAAAAAAGCGGTCGGGCGGTGGCGACGCTCGATCATGGCACGGGAACGCGTTTTGTCGGTGAGAATAACGCCCCGACCGGCGTTGACGGCGACGTGTCGGTGGCGTATGTGAGCACGGCATCGGGATATGTCGTTGAAGCTTTTTTCCCGGCATATACGCTCCCGCTGCTCGATCTTAAAAAAGGGAGCGTGATGGGCTTGTCGCTCTTGGTGAATGACAATGACGGTGACGGCCGCAAGCAGGGCGTTACGCTCGGGCCGAAGGGCACGGAGCCGTATGGGTACCCGTGGCTGTGGCGGCTGGTGAAGCTCGGGGAGTGA
- a CDS encoding glycoside hydrolase family 130 protein: MDALHSARCMTRCAQNPVLAKGDIPYPSTLVFNAGVVKYQGKYVMVFRNDYNFGQKDFDEFIAGKKPWPPIRTNIGLAYSDDGISWKVMPKPCFSLGDEEITRAYDPRITVIEGRVYLCFAIDTKHGIRGGIAVTDDFEHFEVLHMTVPDNRNMVMFPERIGGKFVRLERPFPVYSRGGKDRFDIWMSDSPDCRYWGNSNLLLGVEDVPYSNDKIGPAAPPVRTKKGWLTTFHAVDRDDANRGKNGWEAKWTKRYTAGIMLLDLADPSKIIGMSKEPLIVPEASYEISGGLRNNVIFPGGMILEDNGEVKIYYGAADTVTCLATANVDDLLALCTSKR; the protein is encoded by the coding sequence ATGGATGCTTTACATTCGGCCCGATGCATGACCCGCTGCGCACAGAACCCCGTGCTGGCAAAAGGCGATATTCCTTACCCCTCCACGCTGGTGTTCAACGCCGGCGTGGTGAAATATCAGGGGAAGTACGTGATGGTGTTCCGCAATGATTACAATTTCGGCCAGAAGGATTTTGATGAGTTCATTGCGGGTAAAAAGCCGTGGCCGCCGATACGGACGAATATCGGTCTTGCCTATAGTGATGACGGCATTTCATGGAAGGTTATGCCGAAGCCCTGCTTTTCGCTCGGTGATGAGGAGATTACGAGGGCGTATGACCCGCGCATCACGGTAATAGAAGGGCGCGTGTATCTGTGCTTCGCCATCGATACGAAGCACGGCATACGCGGCGGCATTGCCGTTACCGATGACTTCGAACATTTCGAAGTTCTCCATATGACGGTGCCGGATAATCGCAATATGGTGATGTTCCCTGAGAGGATAGGCGGCAAATTCGTCCGGCTTGAGCGGCCGTTCCCGGTATACAGCCGCGGCGGGAAGGATAGATTCGATATCTGGATGTCCGATTCCCCCGACTGCCGTTATTGGGGCAATTCGAATCTGCTCCTCGGTGTGGAGGATGTGCCGTATTCGAACGATAAGATCGGTCCTGCGGCGCCGCCGGTGAGAACGAAAAAGGGCTGGCTTACCACATTCCATGCCGTCGACCGCGACGACGCGAACCGCGGGAAGAACGGCTGGGAGGCAAAATGGACGAAGCGATACACCGCCGGCATCATGCTCCTCGATCTCGCCGATCCGTCGAAGATAATCGGCATGTCGAAGGAGCCGCTCATCGTGCCCGAAGCATCGTATGAGATAAGCGGCGGCCTCCGCAACAATGTGATATTCCCCGGCGGCATGATACTCGAGGACAATGGCGAGGTGAAAATTTATTACGGTGCGGCTGATACGGTCACCTGTCTTGCGACCGCGAACGTCGATGATCTCCTTGCGCTCTGTACGTCAAAGCGATGA